From one Bos indicus x Bos taurus breed Angus x Brahman F1 hybrid chromosome 7, Bos_hybrid_MaternalHap_v2.0, whole genome shotgun sequence genomic stretch:
- the LOC113895243 gene encoding protocadherin beta-17-like isoform X1 yields the protein MEMVQRKLHQKKRQVMIFITLILSWEAGSETIRYSVLEETESGTFVANLTKDLGLRMGELAARGARVVFKGNRQHLRLDPGTCDLLLNDKLDREELCGSTEPCVLPFQVLLENPFQLFQAALVIRDVNDHAPEFPAREMQLKISEITIPGKVFPLKMAQDLDAGSNGLQSYIISSNPHFHILTRNRKDGRKSPELVLDKALDREEQPELRLTLTALDGGSPPLSGTTEIQILVLDSNDNAPEFAQEFYEAQVPENSSLGSLVITVSARDLDAGSFGEVSYALFQVDDVNDPFEINANTGEIRLKKKLDFEEFQSYQVDIEATDGGGLSGKCSVVIKVLDVNDNAPQLTMSSLTSPIPENLPEILVAVFSVSDADSGHNQQVICSIHDNLPFVLRPSVENFYTLVTEGALDREERAEYNITITVTDMGTPRLKTEHNITVLVSDVNDNAPAFTQTSYTLWVRENNSPALHIGSVSATDTDAGANAQVTYSLLPPPDPLVPLASLVSINPDNGHLFALTSLDYEALRAFEFHVGATDRGSPALSSQALVRVLVADANDNAPFVLYPLQNASAPCTELVPRAAEPGYLVTKVVAVDGDGGQNSWLSYQLLKATEPGLFGVWAHNGEVRTARLLSERDAPKQRLVVLVKDNGEPPLSASVTLHVLLVDGFSQPYLPAPEAEAAAAAPADPLTVYLVVALASVSSLFLFSVLVFVAVRLCRRGGAASAGRCPVAEGHFPGHLVDVSGMGTLSRSYQYEVCLTGDHRPGTMETPLPKMTQKRQVTAIIILLLLWEAGGQIIKYSVLEERDSGSFVANLAKDLGLGLGELVSRGARILFKGNKQHLQIEQKSGNLILKEKLDREDLCGDTDPCILHFQVLLKNPVQFIQGELQIQDVNDHAPEFLENEILLKISESSHPGSAYPLKIAQDLDVGSNTVQNYTISSNFHFHLFTRNHSDGRKYPELVLDQELDREEQPELRLTLTAMDGGSPPKTGTSQVLIIVLDINDNAPEFAQQLYQVQVPENSPIGSLVITVSARDLDAGIHGELSYSFFQSSNQVIQAFEVNTATGDIRLKKKLDFEEIRSYHMEIEASDGGGLSGKCTVAIEVMDVNDNAPELTISLLINDIPENTPDTVVAVFGISDSDSGNNGKMMCSIQDHLPFLLKLTIENFYTLVTEGALDREEKAEYNITITVTDMGTPRLKTEHNITVLVSDVNDNAPAFTQTSYTLWVRENNSPALHIGSVSATDTDAGANAQVTYSLLPPPDPLVPLASLVSINPDNGHLFALTSLDYEALRAFEFHVGATDRGSPALSSQALVRVLVADANDNAPFVLYPLQNASAPCTELVPRAAEPGYLVTKVVAVDGDAGQNAWLSYQLLKATEPGLFGVWAHNGEVRTARLLSERDAPKQRLVVLVKDNGEPPLSASVTLHVLLVDGFSQPYLPAPEAEAAAAAPADPLTVYLVVALASVSSLFLFSVLVFVAVRLCRRGGAASAGRCPVAEGHFPGHLVDVSGTGTLSQSYQYEVCLMGGTGSGEFKFLKPIVPSLMSEGAGMDTAENANFINRLGFN from the exons ATGGAAATGGTGCAAAGGAAACTACATCAGAAGAAAAGGCAAGTGATGATCTTCATTACATTGATTCTTTCGTGGGAGGCAGGTTCAGAAACAATTCGGTACTCTGTACtggaagagacagaaagtggCACGTTTGTGGCCAACCTGACAAAAGACCTGGGACTCAGGATGGGAGAGCTGGCTGCCCGGGGCGCCCGAGTTGTTTTTAAGGGGAATAGACAGCATTTGCGGCTTGATCCAGGCACCTGTGATTTGCTGCTGAATGATAAACTGGACCGGGAGGAGCTGTGCGGCTCCACTGAGCCCTGCGTGCTACCCTTCCAAGTGTTACTGGAAAATCCCTTTCAGTTATTTCAGGCTGCCTTGGTAATTAGAGATGTAAATGACCACGCTCCAGAGTTCCCTGCTAGAGAAATGCAActaaaaatatcagaaattaCTATACCAGGTAAGGTATTTCCTTTGAAAATGGCACAAGATTTAGATGCTGGTAGCAACGGCCTTCAGAGCTACATAATCAGCTCCAACCCTCACTTCCACATTCTCACTAGAAACCGCAAGGACGGGAGGAAGTCCCCGGAGCTGGTACTGGACAAAGCATTGGATCGTGAGGAGCAGCCGGAGCTCAGGCTAACCCTCACAGCGCTGGATGGCGGGTCTCCGCCTCTGTCTGGGACCACAGAGATTCAGATCCTGGTCTTGGATAGCAATGACAACGCCCCCGAGTTTGCTCAGGAGTTCTATGAGGCACAAGTCCCTGAAAATAGCTCCCTGGGCTCTCTGGTTATCACTGTCTCAGCGAGAGATTTAGATGCAGGATCATTTGGAGAGGTATCTTACGCCCTATTTCAAGTCGATGACGTTAACGACCCTTTCGAAATTAACGCAAATACAGGAGAAATTCGACTAAAAAAGAAATTGGATTTTGAAGAATTTCAATCATATCAGGTGGATATCGAGGCTACAGACGGTGGGGGACTATCAGGAAAATGCTCTGTAGTCATCAAGGTCCTGGATGTGAATGACAATGCTCCCCAATTGACTATGTCCTCACTGACTAGCCCCATCCCTGAAAACCTGCCAGAGATCCTAGTGGCAGTTTTCAGTGTATCAGATGCTGATTCTGGACATAACCAACAGGTTATCTGTTCTATACATGACAATCTCCCCTTTGTTTTAAGACCATCCGTTGAGAATTTCTACACATTGGTAACAGAAGGGGCACTGGACCGAGAGGAAAGAGCCGAGTACAACATCACTATCACGGTCACTGACATGGGAACCCCAAGACTGAAAACCGAGCACAACATAACAGTGCTGGTGTCCGACGTCAACGACAACGCCCCCGCCTTCACCCAGACCTCCTACACCCTGTGGGTCCGCGAGAACAACAGCCCCGCCCTGCACATCGGCAGCGTCAGCGCCACAGACACAGACGCGGGCGCCAACGCCCAGGTCACCTACTCGCTGCTGCCGCCCCCCGACCCGCTCGTGCCCCTCGCCTCCCTCGTGTCCATCAACCCCGACAACGGCCACCTCTTCGCCCTCACGTCCCTGGACTACGAGGCCCTAAGAGCCTTCGAGTTCCACGTGGGCGCCACCGACCGCGGCTCGCCCGCGCTCAGCAGCCAGGCGCTGGTGCGCGTGCTCGTGGCGGACGCCAACGACAACGCGCCCTTCGTGCTCTACCCGCTGCAGAACGCCTCGGCGCCCTGCACCGAGCTGGTGCCCAGGGCGGCCGAGCCGGGCTACCTGGTGACCAAGGTGGTGGCGGTGGACGGCGACGGGGGCCAGAACTCCTGGCTGTCGTACCAGCTGCTCAAGGCCACGGAGCCCGGGCTGTTCGGCGTGTGGGCGCACAACGGCGAGGTGCGCACGGCGCGGCTGCTGAGCGAGCGCGACGCGCCCAAGCAGCGGCTGGTAGTGCTGGTCAAGGACAACGGCGAACCGCCGCTGTCAGCCAGCGTCACGCTGCACGTGCTGCTGGTGGACGGCTTCTCGCAGCCCTACCTGCCGGCCCCGGAAGCGGAAGCGGCGGCCGCGGCGCCGGCCGACCCGCTCACCGTCTACCTGGTGGTGGCCTTGGCGTCGGTGTCGTCGCTCTTCCTCTTCTCGGTGCTGGTGTTCGTGGCGGTGCGGCTGTgcaggaggggcggggcggcCTCGGCGGGTCGCTGCCCGGTGGCCGAGGGCCACTTCCCAGGTCACCTGGTGGACGTCAGCGGCATGGGGACCCTGTCCCGGAGCTACCAGTACGAGGTGTGTCTGACGGGAGACCATAGACCTG GAACGATGGAGACACCGCTACCCAAAATGACTCAGAAAAGGCAAGTGACCGctattattattctattattattgtGGGAGGCGGGCGGTCAGATCATTAAGTATTCAGTTCTAGAAGAGAGGGACAGCGGCTCATTTGTAGCCAACCTAGCAAAAGATCTGGGGTTGGGCTTAGGGGAGCTGGTTTCTCGGGGCGCCCGGATTCTTTTCAAAGGGAATAAACAGCATTTGCAGATCGAGCAGAAGAGTGGGAATTTGATACTAAAAGAAAAACTGGACCGAGAAGATTTGTGCGGTGACACGGATCCATGTATACTGCATTTCCAGGTGTTACTGAAAAACCCGGTGCAGTTTATTCAAGGTGAATTACAGATTCAAGATGTAAATGACCATGCCCCAGAATTCTTGGAAAATGAAATCCTCCTGAAAATATCAGAAAGCAGCCATCCAGGGTCTGCATATCCTTTGAAAATAGCTCAAGATTTAGACGTTGGTAGTAATACAGTACAGAACTACACAATTAGCTCCAACTTCCATTTCCACCTTTTTACTCGAAATCACAGCGATGGCAGAAAATACCCGGAGCTGGTGCTGGACCAAGAGCTGGACCGTGAGGAGCAGCCCGAGCTCAGATTAACCCTCACAGCGATGGATGGTGGGTCACCGCCCAAGACCGGGACTTCCCAGGTCCTCATCATAGTCCTGGACATAAATGACAACGCCCCTGAATTTGCTCAGCAGCTCTACCAGGTGCAGGTCCCAGAAAACAGCCCTATAGGCTCCCTTGTCATCACTGTTTCCGCTAGAGATTTGGATGCTGGGATCCATGGCGAGCTCTCCTACTCATTTTTCCAATCCTCAAATCAAGTCATTCAGGCCTTCGAAGTAAACACAGCCACAGGGGATAtacgattaaaaaaaaagttggatttTGAGGAAATTAGATCTTACCATATGGAAATTGAGGCCTCAGATGGCGGCGGTCTTTCAGGAAAATGCACTGTAGCCATAGAAGTAATGGATGTAAACGACAACGCCCCTGAATTGACCATATCACTACTCATTAATGATATCCCAGAAAACACCCCTGACACTGTGGTCGCTGTTTTTGGAATTTCAGATTCAGACTCTGGTAACAATGGAAAAATGATGTGTTCCATCCAAGACCATCTCCCTTTCCTACTGAAGCTCACGATAGAAAATTTTTACACCTTGGTAACAGAAGGCGCActggacagagaagaaaaagccgAGTACAACATCACCATCACGGTCACTGACATGGGAACCCCAAGACTGAAAACCGAGCACAACATAACCGTGCTGGTGTCCGACGTCAACGACAACGCCCCCGCCTTCACCCAGACCTCCTACACCCTGTGGGTCCGCGAGAACAACAGCCCCGCCCTGCACATCGGCAGCGTCAGCGCCACAGACACAGACGCGGGCGCCAACGCCCAGGTCACCTACTCGCTGCTGCCGCCCCCCGACCCGCTCGTGCCCCTCGCCTCCCTCGTGTCCATCAACCCCGACAACGGCCACCTCTTCGCCCTCACGTCCCTGGACTACGAGGCCCTAAGAGCCTTCGAGTTCCACGTGGGCGCCACCGACCGCGGCTCGCCTGCGCTCAGCAGCCAGGCGCTGGTGCGCGTGCTCGTGGCGGACGCCAACGACAACGCGCCCTTCGTGCTCTACCCGCTGCAGAACGCCTCGGCGCCCTGCACCGAGCTGGTGCCCAGGGCGGCCGAGCCGGGCTACCTGGTGACCAAGGTGGTGGCGGTGGACGGCGACGCGGGCCAGAACGCCTGGCTGTCGTACCAGCTGCTCAAGGCCACGGAGCCCGGGCTGTTCGGCGTGTGGGCGCACAACGGCGAGGTGCGCACGGCGCGGCTGCTGAGCGAGCGCGACGCGCCCAAGCAGCGGCTGGTGGTGCTGGTCAAGGACAACGGCGAGCCGCCGCTGTCGGCCAGCGTCACGCTGCACGTGCTGCTGGTGGACGGCTTCTCGCAGCCCTACCTGCCGGCCCCGGAAGCGGAAGCGGCGGCCGCGGCGCCGGCCGACCCGCTCACCGTCTACCTGGTGGTGGCCTTGGCGTCGGTGTCGTCGCTCTTCCTCTTCTCGGTGCTGGTGTTCGTGGCGGTGCGGCTGTgcaggaggggcggggcggcCTCGGCGGGTCGCTGCCCGGTGGCCGAGGGCCACTTCCCGGGCCACCTGGTGGACGTCAGCGGCACGGGGACCCTGTCCCAGAGCTACCAGTACGAGGTGTGTCTGATGGGAGGTACTGGGTCCGGCGAATTCAAGTTTCTCAAACCTATTGTCCCCAGCCTCATGAGTGAAGGAGCTGGTATGGACACCGCGGAAAATGCTAACTTTATAAATCGTTTGGGGTTCAATTAG
- the LOC113895243 gene encoding protocadherin beta-5-like isoform X2 has protein sequence METAPAKTLQKRQVIFLAILLFLWETGSEEIRYSMPEETESGSLVANLAKDLDLRVGELATRGARIHYKGNKQLLQLDITTGNLLLYEKLDREVLCRATDPCILHFQLLLENPVQIIQADLQLTDINDHSPEFLEREMLLKIPESVQTGTVFPLKIAQDFDIGNNTVQNYTISPNSHFHVVTHHRGDGRKYPELVLDKALDREKQPELSLTLTALDGGAPPRSGTTTVRIEVVDINDNAPEFLQSVYEVQIPENSPLNSLVVAVSARDLDAGTYGKVAYALFQGDEVTQPFVIDEITGEISLKRALDFEATRFYNVEIAATDGGGLSGKCTVAIEVVDVNDNAPELTMSRLISSVPENSPETVVAVFSVSDPDSGENGKMVSTIQNDLPFLLKPTFKNFYSLVTERPLDREERAGYNITITVTDMGTPRLKTEHNITVLVSDVNDNAPAFTQTSYTLWVRENNSPALHIGSVSATDTDAGANAQVTYSLLPPPDPLVPLASLVSINPDNGHLFALTSLDYEALRAFEFHVGATDRGSPALSSQALVRVLVADANDNTPFVLYPLQNASAPCTELVPRAAEPGYLVTKVVAVDGDAGQNAWLSYQLLKATEPGLFGVWAHNGEVRTARLLSERDAPKQRLVVLVKDNGEPPLSASVTLHVLLVDGFSQPYLPAPEAEAAAAVPADPLTVYLVVALASVSSLFLFSVLVFVAVRLCRRGGAASAGRCPVAEGHFPGHLVDVSGMGTLSQSYQYEERWRHRYPK, from the exons ATGGAGACTGCGCCAGCAAAAACGCTACAAAAAAGGCAAGTTATCTTTCTTGCTATATTGTTGTTTTTGTGGGAGACTGGCTCTGAAGAAATTAGGTATTCCATgccagaagaaacagaaagtggGTCTCTTGTGGCCAACCTGGCAAAAGACCTGGATCTCAGGGTGGGGGAACTAGCCACGCGGGGCGCGCGAATCCATTACAAAGGAAACAAACAGCTCTTGCAGCTGGATATAACGACCGGGAATTTACTTCTATATGAAAAACTAGACCGGGAAGTGTTGTGCCGGGCAACAGATCCCTGTATACTGCATTTCCAACTATTACTGGAAAACCCGGTACAGATTATTCAAGCTGATCTACAGCTCACAGATATAAATGACCATTCCCCAGAGTTCCTAGAGAGAGAAATGCTCCTAAAAATCCCCGAGAGCGTCCAGACAGGGACTGTGTTTCCTTTGAAAATAGCTCAGGACTTTGACATAGGTAACAACACGGTTCAAAACTACACAATCAGCCCCAACTCCCATTTTCATGTTGTCACTCATCATCGTGGAGATGGCAGAAAATACCCAGAGCTGGTGCTGGACAAAGCACTGGATCGGGAGAAACAGCCTGAGCTCAGTTTAACCCTCACCGCGCTGGATGGGGGGGCTCCGCCCAGGTCTGGGACCACTACAGTCCGCATCGAAGTCGTGGACATTAATGACAATGCCCCAGAATTTTTACAGTCCGTCTATGAGGTCCAGATTCCAGAGAACAGCCCCCTAAACTCCTTAGTTGTCGCTGTCTCTGCCCGAGATTTAGATGCAGGAACATATGGGAAAGTAGCCTATGCTCTATTCCAAGGAGATGAAGTTACTCAACCATTTGTAATAGACGAAATAACAGGAGAAATTAGTCTGAAAAGGGCATTGGATTTCGAGGCAACTCGGTTTTATAACGTGGAGATTGCAGCCACAGACGGCGGGGGCCTTTCAGGAAAATGCACTGTAGCTATAGAGGTGGTGGATGTGAACGACAACGCCCCCGAACTGACTATGTCGAGACTCATCAGCTCTGTCCCAGAAAACTCCCCAGAGACTGTGGTAGctgttttcagtgtttctgaTCCAGATTCCGGGGAAAACGGTAAGATGGTTTCCACCATTCAGAATGATCTCCCCTTTCTCTTGAAACCTACGTTCAAAAACTTTTACAGTCTGGTGACAGAGAGACCGCTAGACAGAGAGGAAAGAGCCGGGTACAACATCACCATCACGGTCACTGACATGGGAACCCCAAGACTGAAAACCGAGCACAACATAACAGTGCTGGTGTCCGACGTCAACGACAACGCCCCCGCTTTCACCCAGACCTCCTACACCCTGTGGGTCCGCGAGAACAACAGCCCCGCCCTGCACATCGGCAGCGTCAGCGCCACAGACACAGACGCGGGCGCCAACGCCCAGGTCACCTACTCGCTGCTGCCGCCCCCCGACCCGCTCGTGCCCCTCGCCTCCCTCGTGTCCATCAACCCCGACAACGGCCACCTCTTCGCCCTCACGTCCCTGGACTACGAGGCCCTAAGAGCCTTCGAGTTCCACGTGGGCGCCACCGACCGCGGCTCGCCTGCGCTCAGCAGCCAGGCGCTGGTGCGCGTGCTCGTGGCGGACGCCAACGACAACACGCCCTTCGTGCTCTACCCGCTGCAGAACGCCTCGGCGCCCTGCACCGAGCTGGTGCCCAGGGCGGCCGAGCCGGGCTACCTGGTGACCAAGGTGGTGGCGGTGGACGGCGACGCGGGCCAGAACGCCTGGCTGTCGTACCAGCTGCTCAAGGCCACGGAGCCCGGGCTGTTCGGCGTGTGGGCGCACAACGGCGAGGTGCGCACGGCGCGGCTGCTGAGCGAGCGCGACGCGCCCAAGCAGCGGCTGGTGGTGCTGGTCAAGGACAACGGCGAGCCGCCGCTGTCGGCCAGCGTCACGCTGCACGTGCTGCTGGTGGACGGCTTCTCGCAGCCCTACCTGCCGGCCCCGGAAGCGGAAGCGGCGGCCGCAGTGCCCGCCGACCCGCTCACCGTCTACCTGGTGGTGGCCTTGGCGTCGGTGTCGTCGCTCTTCCTCTTCTCGGTGCTGGTGTTCGTGGCGGTGCGGCTGTgcaggaggggcggggcggcCTCGGCGGGTCGCTGCCCGGTGGCCGAGGGCCACTTCCCGGGCCACCTGGTGGACGTCAGCGGCATGGGGACCCTGTCCCAGAGCTACCAGTACGAG GAACGATGGAGACACCGCTACCCAAAATGA
- the LOC113895243 gene encoding protocadherin beta-5-like isoform X3, translating to MEMVQRKLHQKKRQVMIFITLILSWEAGSETIRYSVLEETESGTFVANLTKDLGLRMGELAARGARVVFKGNRQHLRLDPGTCDLLLNDKLDREELCGSTEPCVLPFQVLLENPFQLFQAALVIRDVNDHAPEFPAREMQLKISEITIPGKVFPLKMAQDLDAGNNTVQNYTISPNSHFHVVTHHRGDGRKYPELVLDKALDREKQPELSLTLTALDGGAPPRSGTTTVRIEVVDINDNAPEFLQSVYEVQIPENSPLNSLVVAVSARDLDAGTYGKVAYALFQGDEVTQPFVIDEITGEISLKRALDFEATRFYNVEIAATDGGGLSGKCTVAIEVVDVNDNAPELTMSRLISSVPENSPETVVAVFSVSDPDSGENGKMVSTIQNDLPFLLKPTFKNFYSLVTERPLDREERAGYNITITVTDMGTPRLKTEHNITVLVSDVNDNAPAFTQTSYTLWVRENNSPALHIGSVSATDTDAGANAQVTYSLLPPPDPLVPLASLVSINPDNGHLFALTSLDYEALRAFEFHVGATDRGSPALSSQALVRVLVADANDNTPFVLYPLQNASAPCTELVPRAAEPGYLVTKVVAVDGDAGQNAWLSYQLLKATEPGLFGVWAHNGEVRTARLLSERDAPKQRLVVLVKDNGEPPLSASVTLHVLLVDGFSQPYLPAPEAEAAAAVPADPLTVYLVVALASVSSLFLFSVLVFVAVRLCRRGGAASAGRCPVAEGHFPGHLVDVSGMGTLSQSYQYEVGLTGSTGTGEFKCLKPILPTFPLQGTVREIKENSTVRSSFLFN from the exons ATGGAAATGGTGCAAAGGAAACTACATCAGAAGAAAAGGCAAGTGATGATCTTCATTACATTGATTCTTTCGTGGGAGGCAGGTTCAGAAACAATTCGGTACTCTGTACtggaagagacagaaagtggCACGTTTGTGGCCAACCTGACAAAAGACCTGGGACTCAGGATGGGAGAGCTGGCTGCCCGGGGCGCCCGAGTTGTTTTTAAGGGGAATAGACAGCATTTGCGGCTTGATCCAGGCACCTGTGATTTGCTGCTGAATGATAAACTGGACCGGGAGGAGCTGTGCGGCTCCACTGAGCCCTGCGTGCTACCCTTCCAAGTGTTACTGGAAAATCCCTTTCAGTTATTTCAGGCTGCCTTGGTAATTAGAGATGTAAATGACCACGCTCCAGAGTTCCCTGCTAGAGAAATGCAActaaaaatatcagaaattaCTATACCAGGTAAGGTATTTCCTTTGAAAATGGCACAAGATTTAGATGCTG GTAACAACACGGTTCAAAACTACACAATCAGCCCCAACTCCCATTTTCATGTTGTCACTCATCATCGTGGAGATGGCAGAAAATACCCAGAGCTGGTGCTGGACAAAGCACTGGATCGGGAGAAACAGCCTGAGCTCAGTTTAACCCTCACCGCGCTGGATGGGGGGGCTCCGCCCAGGTCTGGGACCACTACAGTCCGCATCGAAGTCGTGGACATTAATGACAATGCCCCAGAATTTTTACAGTCCGTCTATGAGGTCCAGATTCCAGAGAACAGCCCCCTAAACTCCTTAGTTGTCGCTGTCTCTGCCCGAGATTTAGATGCAGGAACATATGGGAAAGTAGCCTATGCTCTATTCCAAGGAGATGAAGTTACTCAACCATTTGTAATAGACGAAATAACAGGAGAAATTAGTCTGAAAAGGGCATTGGATTTCGAGGCAACTCGGTTTTATAACGTGGAGATTGCAGCCACAGACGGCGGGGGCCTTTCAGGAAAATGCACTGTAGCTATAGAGGTGGTGGATGTGAACGACAACGCCCCCGAACTGACTATGTCGAGACTCATCAGCTCTGTCCCAGAAAACTCCCCAGAGACTGTGGTAGctgttttcagtgtttctgaTCCAGATTCCGGGGAAAACGGTAAGATGGTTTCCACCATTCAGAATGATCTCCCCTTTCTCTTGAAACCTACGTTCAAAAACTTTTACAGTCTGGTGACAGAGAGACCGCTAGACAGAGAGGAAAGAGCCGGGTACAACATCACCATCACGGTCACTGACATGGGAACCCCAAGACTGAAAACCGAGCACAACATAACAGTGCTGGTGTCCGACGTCAACGACAACGCCCCCGCTTTCACCCAGACCTCCTACACCCTGTGGGTCCGCGAGAACAACAGCCCCGCCCTGCACATCGGCAGCGTCAGCGCCACAGACACAGACGCGGGCGCCAACGCCCAGGTCACCTACTCGCTGCTGCCGCCCCCCGACCCGCTCGTGCCCCTCGCCTCCCTCGTGTCCATCAACCCCGACAACGGCCACCTCTTCGCCCTCACGTCCCTGGACTACGAGGCCCTAAGAGCCTTCGAGTTCCACGTGGGCGCCACCGACCGCGGCTCGCCTGCGCTCAGCAGCCAGGCGCTGGTGCGCGTGCTCGTGGCGGACGCCAACGACAACACGCCCTTCGTGCTCTACCCGCTGCAGAACGCCTCGGCGCCCTGCACCGAGCTGGTGCCCAGGGCGGCCGAGCCGGGCTACCTGGTGACCAAGGTGGTGGCGGTGGACGGCGACGCGGGCCAGAACGCCTGGCTGTCGTACCAGCTGCTCAAGGCCACGGAGCCCGGGCTGTTCGGCGTGTGGGCGCACAACGGCGAGGTGCGCACGGCGCGGCTGCTGAGCGAGCGCGACGCGCCCAAGCAGCGGCTGGTGGTGCTGGTCAAGGACAACGGCGAGCCGCCGCTGTCGGCCAGCGTCACGCTGCACGTGCTGCTGGTGGACGGCTTCTCGCAGCCCTACCTGCCGGCCCCGGAAGCGGAAGCGGCGGCCGCAGTGCCCGCCGACCCGCTCACCGTCTACCTGGTGGTGGCCTTGGCGTCGGTGTCGTCGCTCTTCCTCTTCTCGGTGCTGGTGTTCGTGGCGGTGCGGCTGTgcaggaggggcggggcggcCTCGGCGGGTCGCTGCCCGGTGGCCGAGGGCCACTTCCCGGGCCACCTGGTGGACGTCAGCGGCATGGGGACCCTGTCCCAGAGCTACCAGTACGAGGTGGGTCTGACGGGAAGTACTGGGACTGGGGAATTCAAGTGTCTGAAGCCAATTctccccaccttccctctccAGGGCACTGTGAGGGAAATCAAGGAAAACTCCACCGTTCGGAGTAGTTTCCTATTCAATTAA